One Portunus trituberculatus isolate SZX2019 chromosome 43, ASM1759143v1, whole genome shotgun sequence DNA segment encodes these proteins:
- the LOC123518001 gene encoding uncharacterized protein LOC123518001: MADWAGSVQRLPLATPKASRQRELEYTTPMMLESEHQGSDGTAIFKLAGGGLSDTNLTHALHSRVLSQARRLRLLSWCVTVVVMSNDPSFLAAFAKASDNERLLLWETKLLVITRLDMPFLRSLMQDYWSFSMMNAMFLTSKAEKNHERCQLYVHLPYSPAGAQVVRVASWSTAHGLIPVDGHTFFPEKYNNFHGMTINVTWFPMPPYFNEIESYLKTSQTANFTGRGYRMLKVIAEALNFTINVMPFENWIVVFLLLDPKFGITPPNAEILSEGNPKTDFTFYTKVRESLINRKAFIRPIKLAILPRFEKLYDFTMFIERATLGFSMVKPTIKPNWQSLSYPLQPEVWGSVVATVLLVFIVLMWMNSSDENKGSETWLIVRQVVGTLLDEAITGELPRRSSTRVMLTAWLIFSFIVGTVYRSNLTASLTAPKYPSRAETLADLVATGAKVTMPPDMVNFVIGFKKSNSKLFKAVSERVEFVASFNDGIEQVSQKQKRPRHDMDSPRKERLTRTVVVINMLRHAESLHQHIISSAVRKNVQFSGFIKRWTVLLCKAYIYERLNMKALIAEHFTNQRGFTPLYVAKDNILAGYCGWPLAPNTPFKNNLDRHIMDFHGGGLIEKWTTQVLERAGFDSRQKQSKDEESSSKSLQETEITMALTLVHMQGPLLLYIAGVLLSLAVFLGEKAVKLYSFRGILCWSATNTSHHK, encoded by the exons ATGGCGGATTGGGCAGGTAGCGTGCAGCGTCTTCCTCTGGCGACGCCCAAAGCTAGTAGACAGCGCGAACTAGAGTACACAACTCCAATG ATGTTGGAATCTGAGCACCAAGGGAGTGATGGGACTGCCATATTCAAGTTAGCGGGTGGAGGATTAAGTGATACCAATCTCACTCACGCACTACATTCACGCGTGCTGTCCCAAGCCCGGAGG CTACGGCTGCTGTCGTGGtgtgtgactgtggtggtgatgagcaaCGACCCCTCCTTCCTTGCTGCCTTTGCGAAGGCGTCAGACAACGAGCGCTTATTGCTTTGGGAAACGAAGCTGTTAGTAATAACTAGGCTGGATATGCCGTTCCTTCGTAGTCTGATGCAGGATTACTGGAGCTTTTCTATGATGAATGCCATGTTCCTCACGtcgaaagcagaaaaaaatcatgaaag GTGCCAGCTTTACGTGCACCTGCCATATAGTCCTGCTGGAGCGCAGGTGGTACGGGTGGCCAGCTGGAGTACAGCGCACGGCCTCATACCAGTTGATGGACACACCTTCTTTCCCGAGAAATATAATAA CTTTCATGGGATGACCATCAATGTAACTTGGTTCCCAATGCCACCTTATTTCAATGAAATTGAGTCCTATTTGAAGACCAGTCAAACGGCCAACTTCACCGGAAGAGGTTACCGAATGCTAAAAGTCATCGCGGAAGCCCTTAACTTTACAATTAATGTCATGCCTTTCGAAAACTGGATTGTT GTATTCCTGCTCTTAGACCCCAAATTTGGAATCACCCCTCCCAATGCAGAAATTCTAAGTGAAGGTAATCCAAAGACTGACTTCACTTTCTACACCAAG GTAAGGGAAAGCCTTATTAATCGCAAAGCATTCATTCGGCCAATTAAACTTGCCATATTACCACGCTTCGAGAAATTATACGACTTTACCATGTTCATTGAGCGGGCCACTTTGGGCTTCAGCATGGTTAAGCCTACCATCAAACCAAATTGGCAGAGTCTCTCCTATCCGCTACAGCCAGAGGTTTGGGGCTCGGTCGTTGCCACAGTTCTTCTAGTGTTCATCGTCCTCATGTGG ATGAACTCCAGTGATGAAAACAAGGGATCCGAAACATGGTTGATAGTGAGGCAGGTGGTTGGGACGTTGCTTGATGAGGCCATCACAGGAGAGCTGCCGAGGAGGAGCTCAACACGAGTGATGTTAACAGCGTGGctgattttttcatttattgtggGAACGGTATATCGGAGTAACCTAACGGCATCCTTAACAGCGCCGAAGTATCCAAGTCGTGCGGAGACATTGGCTGACCTTGTCGCCACAGGAGCAAA AGTGACGATGCCACCAGATATGGTTAACTTTGTCATCGGTTTTAAGAAATCAAATTCCAAACTGTTCAaagcagtgagtgagagagtagaGTTTGTCGCATCTTTTAACGACGGAATAGAGCAAGTCTCCCAGAAACA GAAAAGGCCTAGGCATGACATGGACTCgccaagaaaagaaaggttaaCGAGGACAGTGGTAGTGATCAACATGCTTCGCCACGCCGAGTCACTGCACCAACATATCATTTCCTCGGCTGttagga aaaatgtccagtTCAGTGGTTTTATTAAAAGGTGGACAGTACTGTTGTG CAAGGCTTATATTTATGAGAGGTTGAACATGAAGGCCTTGATAGCTGAACACTTCACCAATCAGAGAGGGTTTACGCCACTCTACGTAGCAAAAGACAACATCCTTGCTGGTTACTGTGGATGGCCACTCGCCCCTAACACACCTTTCAAGAATAATCTCGACCGCCACATTATGGATTTCCATGGG GGTGGACTGATAGAAAAATGGACAACACAGGTTTTAGAGAGAGCAGGGTTTGACAGTCGGCAAAAACAGAGTAAAGATGAGGAGAGCAGTAGCAAATCTCTGCAAGAAACGGAGATCACCATGGCTCTTACTTTAGTTCATATGCAAGGGCCTCTCTTGCTTTATATTGCAGGCGTTCTTCTATCCCTTGCCGTTTTTCTAGGAGAAAAAGCTGTTAAATTATATTCTTTTAGAGGAATTTTGTGTTGGTCAGCCACTAATACTTCTCATCATAAATAA